The following coding sequences lie in one Candidatus Nealsonbacteria bacterium genomic window:
- a CDS encoding NYN domain-containing protein — MDVRRGVDMVNMARDGELKTAILASSDSDLQPAVKSLRKRNIECIYLGFEMEPNKGLTYTTSRTILIRNSEVLKFLPPKLF; from the coding sequence GTGGATGTCCGAAGAGGCGTGGATATGGTCAATATGGCCCGTGATGGCGAATTGAAAACCGCCATTTTGGCAAGCTCGGATTCTGATCTTCAGCCGGCTGTTAAGTCGTTAAGAAAAAGAAACATTGAATGTATTTATTTAGGCTTTGAAATGGAGCCCAACAAGGGATTAACTTATACTACCTCTAGAACAATTTTGATAAGAAATTCTGAAGTTTTAAAATTCCTACCGCCAAAATTGTTTTAA